A DNA window from Stenotrophomonas sp. 57 contains the following coding sequences:
- a CDS encoding TlpA disulfide reductase family protein: MKWQRPALLWTAVLAAGLGLWAGHRLAPAPAVPAASPDASAAAPAAPALQVGDPLPALSLPDLEGQPLDLRQRFAGRPLLVNVWASWCAPCVEEMPELARFAHVQDEDGVQVLGLALDTPEDVRRFLQQVPVDYPIVIETPGPRDASVQLGNAQGLLPYSVLFDAQGRMVKAKLGPFAHGEIERWVK; the protein is encoded by the coding sequence ATGAAGTGGCAACGGCCAGCGCTGCTGTGGACAGCGGTGCTGGCCGCCGGCCTCGGCCTGTGGGCTGGGCATCGGCTGGCACCGGCGCCAGCTGTACCGGCTGCTTCGCCAGATGCGTCCGCAGCGGCTCCCGCGGCGCCGGCCCTGCAGGTGGGTGACCCGCTGCCGGCACTTTCACTGCCCGACCTCGAGGGCCAACCGCTGGACCTGCGCCAGCGCTTCGCCGGCCGCCCGCTGCTGGTCAACGTCTGGGCCAGCTGGTGCGCACCCTGCGTGGAAGAAATGCCCGAACTGGCGCGTTTCGCACATGTCCAGGACGAGGACGGTGTGCAGGTGTTGGGCCTGGCGCTGGATACCCCGGAGGACGTGCGCCGTTTCCTGCAGCAGGTGCCGGTGGATTACCCGATCGTGATCGAGACACCGGGCCCGCGCGACGCGAGCGTGCAGCTGGGCAACGCGCAGGGCCTGCTGCCCTACAGCGTGCTGTTCGATGCACAGGGGCGGATGGTCAAGGCGAAGCTGGGGCCGTTCGCCCACGGTGAGATCGAACGCTGGGTGAAGTGA
- a CDS encoding sulfite reductase flavoprotein subunit alpha, translating to MFKNVLFQLHWLLGITAGAVLAVMGLSGAVLSFEDELLRAANPGFAEIAEHHSEGQHPLALTELVPLLQAGSERPLQRLRIDATGQRPSVARFVGGKEHWVYFDPYSGERFSALRGQAFFDFVEDLHRHLAAGERGKWITGSCAIALLFFTLSGLYLRWPRRWWHWRSWLAVEWKRSGRGFLWSLHSVVGTWVLLIYLMSALTGLWWSFDWYRSAANILLGVAPAAKHKVATDATLDLRRVETTLYALPGVRTGFIDLRLPEKPGQALNVRVMAGDPSQRGGHHDRAHDLLQLDPASGAILDSRPYARQGAGAQLATSVFALHSGSYFSTPGRVVVMLSSLGMSLFFITGWMLYLDRRRSQRVARGLRQSLPTAAADDGRAPWLLVHASQSGLAEQLAWRAAAQLQAAGHAVQVLPLARVDATQLARTTQALFVLSTFGDGEPPDAARGAARRLLAQAPDLSGLQFGLLALGDRQYPHYCGFGRQVDGWLQGNGARALFERIDVDAAAVPALRQWQQQLGALTGIATDDSVLPPATQMHEWRLLGRDHLNPGSVGGAIWRIRLAAPAEVRWQAGDILHIAPRHDARHASAVLKAHGLDPLQPLLADGAARTLLALASERELPDADAALAVQDPCLWLAGLPMLPGREYSIASCTEDGAVELVVRLVHDDTGRAGLGSGWLSLHAPIGASIVARVHRNPGFHRVAGAPMVLIGNGTGIAGLRGLLREAAHAGEQGHWLLFGERQRAHDFLFADEIEAWQAKGHLARVDLAFSRDGDGGYVQDRLRAAADALRDWMQCGAVIHVCGSLQGMAEGVDQVLREALGDEAVETLLENGRYRRDVY from the coding sequence ATGTTCAAGAACGTCCTGTTCCAACTGCACTGGCTGCTGGGCATCACTGCCGGTGCTGTCCTGGCCGTGATGGGCCTCAGCGGCGCCGTGCTGTCCTTCGAGGACGAGCTGCTGCGTGCCGCCAACCCCGGCTTCGCCGAAATTGCCGAACACCATTCCGAAGGCCAGCATCCGCTGGCGCTCACGGAACTGGTGCCGCTGCTGCAGGCAGGCAGCGAGCGCCCCCTGCAACGCCTGCGCATCGATGCCACCGGACAGCGACCGTCAGTGGCACGTTTCGTCGGCGGCAAAGAACACTGGGTGTATTTCGACCCCTACAGCGGTGAGCGCTTCAGCGCCTTGCGCGGACAGGCCTTCTTCGATTTCGTCGAAGACCTGCATCGCCACCTCGCCGCAGGCGAGCGCGGCAAATGGATCACCGGCAGCTGTGCGATCGCCCTGCTGTTCTTCACCCTGTCCGGTCTGTATCTGCGCTGGCCGCGGCGCTGGTGGCACTGGCGCAGCTGGTTGGCGGTGGAGTGGAAACGCAGCGGCCGCGGGTTTCTGTGGAGCCTGCACTCGGTGGTCGGCACCTGGGTACTGCTGATCTACCTGATGAGCGCACTGACCGGCCTGTGGTGGTCGTTTGACTGGTACCGCAGCGCCGCCAACATCCTGCTGGGCGTCGCGCCGGCGGCCAAGCACAAGGTGGCCACCGACGCGACGCTGGACCTGCGCCGCGTCGAAACCACCTTGTACGCGCTGCCCGGCGTGCGTACCGGCTTCATCGACCTGCGCCTGCCGGAAAAGCCCGGCCAGGCGCTCAACGTGCGGGTGATGGCCGGTGATCCGTCGCAGCGTGGCGGCCACCATGACCGTGCACACGACCTGCTGCAGCTGGATCCGGCCAGCGGAGCGATCCTTGATTCACGCCCCTACGCGCGACAGGGCGCCGGCGCACAGCTGGCCACCAGCGTGTTCGCATTGCACTCGGGCAGCTACTTCAGCACACCCGGCCGCGTGGTGGTGATGCTCAGCAGCCTGGGCATGAGCCTGTTCTTCATCACTGGCTGGATGCTGTACCTGGACCGTCGCCGCAGCCAGCGCGTTGCGCGCGGGCTGCGCCAGTCGCTGCCGACTGCCGCCGCCGATGATGGCCGCGCGCCTTGGCTGCTCGTGCATGCCAGCCAGAGCGGGCTGGCCGAACAGCTGGCCTGGCGTGCGGCCGCGCAGCTGCAGGCCGCTGGCCATGCCGTGCAGGTACTGCCATTGGCCCGGGTCGATGCCACGCAGCTCGCGCGCACTACGCAGGCTTTGTTCGTGCTGAGCACCTTTGGCGATGGCGAACCTCCGGATGCGGCGCGGGGCGCTGCGCGACGGCTGCTGGCACAAGCGCCCGATCTGTCGGGCCTGCAGTTCGGCCTGCTCGCCCTCGGTGACCGCCAGTACCCGCACTACTGCGGTTTTGGCCGCCAGGTCGATGGCTGGCTGCAGGGCAACGGTGCGCGTGCACTGTTCGAGCGCATCGATGTCGATGCCGCTGCGGTACCGGCGCTGCGCCAGTGGCAGCAACAGCTGGGCGCTTTGACCGGCATCGCCACCGATGACAGCGTGCTGCCGCCCGCCACGCAGATGCACGAGTGGCGCCTGCTCGGCCGCGACCACCTCAACCCGGGCAGCGTCGGCGGTGCGATCTGGCGCATCCGCCTTGCGGCGCCGGCGGAGGTGCGGTGGCAGGCGGGCGACATCCTGCATATCGCGCCCCGCCACGATGCGCGGCACGCCAGTGCGGTGCTGAAGGCACATGGACTGGACCCGCTGCAGCCACTGCTGGCCGACGGCGCAGCACGCACGCTGCTGGCCCTGGCCAGCGAACGCGAACTGCCCGATGCCGATGCTGCGCTGGCGGTACAGGATCCGTGCCTGTGGCTGGCAGGGCTGCCGATGCTGCCCGGACGCGAATATTCCATCGCCTCGTGCACCGAGGATGGCGCGGTGGAACTGGTGGTGCGGCTGGTGCACGACGACACGGGACGCGCCGGGCTCGGTTCGGGCTGGCTGTCGCTGCATGCACCGATCGGTGCCAGCATCGTCGCCCGCGTGCACCGCAATCCCGGCTTCCACCGCGTTGCGGGTGCACCGATGGTGCTGATCGGCAATGGCACCGGCATCGCCGGCCTGCGCGGCCTGCTGCGCGAAGCCGCACACGCCGGCGAGCAAGGACACTGGCTGCTGTTCGGCGAACGCCAGCGTGCGCACGATTTCCTGTTCGCCGACGAGATCGAGGCCTGGCAGGCCAAGGGTCATCTTGCGCGGGTGGACCTGGCGTTCTCGCGCGATGGCGACGGTGGCTATGTACAGGATCGCCTGCGTGCGGCGGCCGATGCACTGCGCGACTGGATGCAGTGTGGTGCCGTCATCCACGTGTGCGGTTCGCTGCAGGGCATGGCCGAAGGCGTGGACCAGGTGCTGCGCGAAGCGCTGGGCGATGAAGCAGTGGAAACACTGCTGGAGAACGGCCGCTACCGCCGCGACGTGTATTGA
- a CDS encoding methyl-accepting chemotaxis protein encodes MSAVVFHLRSLRTRLGTWRSASPDLLLWLQPHRLSVANKLKATLWVCGLGLVAIAAVYAWTGHASAQAARDQASYQHGSDLAASLATRVAEARRLQTQYARSFNDADRDQLLVTQNALQADLRALRAMPMDASRRKALQALTEAADAFSQGVVALFERVDEMGRGDAGLAAQLQQAADALQTQVDAQQRPSLALSLQKMRRQEALLLLDGDSTHADRASEEKLPFDLALAGLSTDVQDTLRSGMDSYQIALLGYTAARVGLDVEAQSLLETAAGVAPALAAFQQAQVAALASAQARQQTGARTMSVLFALTLLLVAGVLITSLVLVLRAVRQPIQDTLRFASDIADDRLDTTLRVYNTNDEIGQLAQRLVDMQQRLRARIETERAVARGNTRVRRALDSAQTGLMVIDAEGQVAYANPALLQLLGLRYEDLVGSDAVHLHPALAGLAGVRQREEREIGHAGVRYQLIANAIIDEAQFLGVAVEWRSRALETLLETEVAALVDAAAHGDLHGRIALEGKQGFVRTLSTSINRLLATFETNLGDLQALLAALARGDLSVRMEGELQGVFARMRDDANATVAQLGRIVTRIQHATSSLDTGVGEIVAGHHDLSQRTEQQAANLEETAASMHELTDTVGRNADAAGRADALVKGAAAVAQRGGEAVGQVVATMQGISEASRRIGDITQLIDGIAFQTNILALNAAVEAARAGEQGRSFAVVAAEVRLLAQRSAEAAKQIRGLIEDSVARVGQGNRQAEQAGTTMGEIVGSVQQLAELLAGIRSASQDQHAGIAQVNQTIVQMEASTQRNASLVEEAGASTAQMQVQVHALAEAVGAFRLQPEQRAARAAA; translated from the coding sequence ATGTCGGCCGTTGTTTTCCACCTCCGGTCCCTGCGCACGCGCCTTGGCACGTGGCGCTCGGCGTCCCCCGACCTGCTGTTGTGGCTGCAGCCGCACCGCCTCAGCGTGGCCAACAAGCTGAAGGCGACCCTGTGGGTATGCGGCCTGGGGCTGGTCGCGATCGCCGCCGTCTACGCCTGGACCGGCCACGCCAGCGCACAGGCTGCACGCGACCAGGCCAGCTACCAGCACGGCAGTGATCTGGCCGCCAGCCTGGCCACACGGGTGGCCGAAGCGCGCCGCCTGCAGACCCAGTATGCACGCAGTTTCAATGATGCCGACCGCGACCAGCTGCTGGTGACCCAGAACGCCCTGCAGGCCGACCTGCGGGCGCTGCGCGCGATGCCGATGGATGCCAGCCGGCGCAAGGCCCTGCAGGCGCTGACCGAAGCCGCCGATGCGTTCTCGCAGGGTGTGGTGGCGCTGTTCGAACGTGTCGATGAAATGGGGCGCGGTGACGCTGGCCTTGCCGCGCAGCTGCAGCAGGCGGCCGATGCCCTGCAGACCCAGGTGGACGCCCAGCAGCGGCCGTCACTGGCGCTGTCCCTGCAGAAGATGCGCCGTCAGGAAGCGCTGTTGCTGCTCGATGGTGATTCCACACATGCCGATCGTGCGAGCGAAGAAAAACTGCCGTTTGATCTGGCGCTGGCGGGCCTGTCCACCGATGTGCAGGACACCCTGCGCAGCGGAATGGACAGCTACCAGATCGCATTGCTGGGCTATACCGCGGCCCGTGTAGGCCTGGACGTGGAGGCACAGTCACTGCTGGAAACCGCCGCTGGCGTGGCACCGGCACTGGCCGCATTCCAGCAGGCGCAGGTCGCGGCGCTGGCCAGTGCGCAGGCACGGCAGCAGACGGGCGCGCGCACCATGAGCGTGCTGTTCGCACTGACGCTGCTGCTGGTTGCCGGTGTATTGATCACCAGTCTGGTGCTGGTCCTGCGCGCGGTGCGCCAGCCGATCCAGGACACCCTGCGCTTCGCCAGCGACATCGCTGACGACCGCCTGGACACCACCTTGCGCGTTTACAACACCAACGACGAGATCGGCCAGCTGGCCCAGCGCCTGGTCGACATGCAGCAGCGCCTGCGCGCGCGCATCGAGACCGAGCGCGCGGTGGCGCGCGGCAACACCCGCGTGCGCCGGGCATTGGACAGCGCGCAGACCGGCCTGATGGTGATCGATGCGGAAGGACAGGTCGCCTACGCCAACCCGGCACTGCTGCAGCTGCTTGGACTGCGGTACGAGGATCTGGTGGGCAGCGACGCGGTACACCTGCATCCGGCCCTGGCCGGCCTGGCCGGTGTGCGCCAGCGCGAGGAGCGCGAGATCGGCCATGCCGGCGTGCGCTACCAGCTGATCGCCAACGCCATCATCGACGAAGCGCAGTTCCTTGGCGTGGCGGTGGAATGGCGCAGCCGTGCGCTGGAAACCCTGTTGGAAACCGAAGTGGCCGCGCTGGTCGATGCCGCCGCGCACGGTGACCTGCACGGCCGCATCGCGCTGGAGGGCAAGCAGGGCTTCGTACGCACCCTGTCGACCAGCATCAACCGCCTGCTGGCGACGTTTGAAACCAATCTCGGCGACCTGCAGGCGCTGCTGGCTGCGTTGGCCCGCGGTGACCTCAGCGTGCGCATGGAGGGTGAACTGCAGGGGGTGTTCGCACGCATGCGCGACGATGCCAACGCCACCGTCGCACAGCTCGGCCGCATCGTCACCCGCATCCAGCACGCCACGTCCAGCTTGGATACCGGCGTCGGCGAGATCGTCGCCGGCCATCACGACCTCTCGCAGCGTACCGAACAACAGGCGGCCAACCTGGAAGAGACGGCCGCATCGATGCATGAGCTGACCGACACCGTTGGCCGCAATGCGGATGCCGCAGGGCGTGCCGACGCGCTGGTCAAGGGTGCCGCAGCGGTGGCGCAGCGCGGCGGCGAGGCGGTTGGCCAGGTGGTCGCGACCATGCAGGGCATCAGCGAGGCCTCGCGACGGATCGGCGACATCACCCAGCTGATTGATGGCATCGCTTTCCAGACCAACATCCTTGCGCTCAACGCGGCCGTGGAGGCGGCACGCGCGGGCGAGCAGGGCCGCAGCTTTGCCGTGGTGGCGGCAGAAGTACGCCTGCTGGCCCAGCGCAGTGCCGAGGCGGCGAAGCAGATCAGGGGATTGATCGAGGATTCGGTGGCGCGGGTCGGCCAGGGTAACCGGCAGGCCGAGCAGGCGGGTACCACCATGGGCGAGATCGTTGGCAGCGTGCAGCAGCTGGCCGAGCTGCTGGCCGGTATCCGCAGTGCATCGCAGGACCAGCATGCTGGCATCGCGCAGGTGAACCAGACCATCGTGCAGATGGAAGCCAGTACCCAGCGCAACGCCAGCCTGGTGGAAGAGGCTGGTGCCTCGACCGCGCAGATGCAGGTGCAGGTGCATGCGCTGGCGGAAGCCGTTGGCGCGTTCCGGCTGCAGCCGGAACAGCGGGCGGCACGCGCAGCGGCCTAG
- a CDS encoding arylamine N-acetyltransferase, translated as MTTLDVPRYLQRLQLDAPPPLTLAGLTLLQQRHNALLPFETLSCLLRDAVPIDLDSVQRKLLDDRRGGYCFELNGGLLALLQALGFDAQPLSARVLLAAHDGELTARTHLLLRVHVDGDDWLVDAGFGSLTPTVPLRLHDAQPQATPHERYLLQRLPDEGDFVLSAESSDGWRAMYRFDLQAPAPIDNVVGNWYVCTHPDSSFPGQLRVSLTGPDWRRTIGSGNYTEYRPGQAPDKRPLHDVGDVRDVLQQRFGMQLPDDPRLDPAINDWLQRSRAATL; from the coding sequence ATGACGACGCTTGATGTCCCCCGCTACCTGCAGCGCCTGCAGCTGGATGCGCCACCACCGTTGACGCTGGCGGGCCTGACACTGCTGCAGCAGCGTCACAACGCACTGTTGCCGTTCGAGACCCTCAGCTGCCTGTTGCGCGATGCGGTGCCGATCGACCTGGACAGCGTGCAGCGCAAGCTGCTCGACGACCGCCGCGGTGGGTACTGCTTCGAACTCAATGGCGGCCTGCTGGCCCTGCTGCAGGCACTGGGCTTTGATGCGCAGCCTCTGAGTGCGCGCGTGCTGCTGGCAGCGCATGACGGCGAACTGACCGCGCGTACCCATCTGCTGCTGCGCGTGCATGTGGATGGGGACGACTGGCTGGTGGATGCCGGATTCGGCAGCCTGACCCCGACCGTACCGCTGCGCCTGCACGATGCGCAGCCGCAGGCCACGCCGCATGAGCGCTATCTGCTGCAGCGTCTGCCTGACGAGGGCGACTTCGTGCTGTCAGCCGAATCCAGCGACGGCTGGCGGGCGATGTACCGCTTCGATCTGCAGGCGCCTGCACCGATCGACAACGTGGTGGGCAACTGGTACGTATGCACCCACCCCGATTCCAGCTTCCCGGGCCAGCTACGCGTGTCGCTGACCGGACCGGACTGGCGCCGCACCATCGGCAGCGGCAACTACACCGAGTACCGCCCCGGGCAGGCGCCGGACAAGCGCCCGCTGCATGATGTGGGTGATGTGCGTGACGTACTGCAGCAGCGCTTCGGCATGCAGCTGCCGGACGACCCGCGACTGGACCCGGCCATCAATGACTGGCTGCAGCGCTCGCGCGCCGCGACCTTGTAG
- a CDS encoding response regulator transcription factor → MSGAAIRVALADDQALVRAGLRALLQGLGVDVVLEAEDGQALLDALATQPVDVVLSDIRMPGMDGIEALRQLRARGDGTPLLLLTTFDESDLLLRASEAGAQGFLLKDAAPADLREAIERVAAGETLLLPVSTEPVRARYRFHDEAPPTDTFGEREVAILRLLAGGYSNKEIARSLFLAEGTVKNYVSAILDKLGTRDRTRAVLKAITLRII, encoded by the coding sequence ATGAGCGGCGCCGCGATCCGCGTTGCCCTGGCCGATGACCAGGCGCTGGTGCGTGCGGGTCTGCGTGCGCTGTTGCAGGGGCTGGGCGTGGACGTGGTGCTGGAAGCTGAAGACGGCCAGGCGCTTTTGGATGCGCTGGCCACCCAGCCGGTGGACGTGGTCCTCAGTGACATCCGCATGCCCGGGATGGATGGCATCGAAGCGTTGCGCCAGCTGCGTGCACGCGGTGATGGAACCCCGCTGCTGCTGCTGACCACCTTCGATGAAAGCGATCTTCTGCTGCGCGCAAGCGAGGCAGGAGCGCAGGGGTTCCTGCTCAAGGACGCGGCGCCGGCCGACCTGCGCGAGGCGATCGAGCGCGTCGCCGCCGGCGAAACCCTGCTGTTGCCGGTCAGCACCGAGCCCGTGCGCGCGCGCTACCGCTTCCATGATGAAGCACCGCCCACCGACACCTTCGGCGAGCGCGAAGTGGCGATCCTGCGCCTGCTGGCCGGTGGCTACAGCAACAAGGAGATCGCGCGCAGCCTGTTCCTGGCCGAGGGCACGGTGAAGAACTATGTCTCGGCCATCCTCGACAAGCTCGGCACCCGCGACCGTACCCGCGCGGTGCTGAAGGCGATTACCCTGCGCATCATCTGA
- a CDS encoding histidine kinase, whose amino-acid sequence MPSLFRHLLRPLSLAGLVTVLVVGLSFGVQGPVAGRSQALLGMFLLLFVVHGWAAMPTRVRALAAVLQAVLAIALVALQPRTGTAPVLLVVLVAQLAEHWPPRFVLGIALVANLAMYLVLRHSGFTQPLLVVLLYGGFQAFAALTAHYARSTALARDDLARVNADLLATRALLADSARDAERLRLARELHDVAGHKLTAMRLNLRALAADPVLAGREGLVLAEQLSGELLADIRQVVQSMRDDRGLDLATALHALAAPFPRPTLQLRIGEGVRVTDPLLAETVLRLVQEALTNAARHGNADTVWLTINEEDARLRIDIRDDGQRAERIREGNGIAGMRERLAAVRGQLELARTAQGGMHLTAWVPA is encoded by the coding sequence ATGCCCAGCCTGTTCCGCCACCTGTTGCGTCCCCTCAGCCTCGCTGGCCTGGTCACCGTGCTGGTGGTGGGCCTGTCATTCGGCGTGCAGGGCCCCGTTGCCGGCCGCAGCCAAGCGTTGCTCGGCATGTTCCTGCTGCTGTTCGTGGTGCACGGATGGGCGGCAATGCCGACCCGCGTGCGTGCACTGGCTGCGGTGCTGCAGGCTGTGCTGGCGATCGCGCTGGTCGCCCTGCAGCCGCGTACCGGGACCGCGCCGGTGCTGCTGGTGGTGCTGGTCGCGCAGCTGGCCGAGCACTGGCCGCCGCGCTTCGTGCTGGGGATTGCACTGGTGGCCAACCTCGCCATGTATCTCGTGCTGCGCCACAGTGGCTTCACCCAGCCGTTGCTGGTGGTGCTGCTGTATGGCGGCTTCCAGGCGTTCGCGGCACTGACCGCACACTACGCACGCAGCACCGCGTTGGCCCGTGACGACCTGGCCCGCGTCAATGCCGATCTACTGGCTACGCGTGCGCTGCTGGCCGACAGTGCTCGCGACGCCGAGCGCCTGCGCCTGGCCCGCGAGCTGCACGATGTGGCCGGCCACAAACTCACCGCGATGCGCTTGAACCTGCGTGCGCTTGCGGCCGATCCGGTGCTGGCCGGGCGCGAAGGGTTGGTGCTGGCCGAGCAGCTGTCCGGTGAGCTGCTGGCCGACATCCGCCAGGTGGTGCAATCGATGCGTGACGACCGCGGCCTCGATCTGGCGACCGCACTGCACGCCCTGGCCGCGCCGTTCCCGCGTCCGACGCTGCAACTGCGTATCGGCGAGGGCGTGCGCGTGACCGACCCGCTGCTGGCAGAGACCGTGCTGCGCCTGGTACAGGAAGCGCTGACCAATGCCGCCCGGCATGGCAACGCAGACACCGTATGGCTGACGATCAACGAAGAGGACGCCCGGTTGCGTATCGACATCCGTGATGACGGCCAGCGCGCCGAGCGTATCCGCGAGGGCAACGGCATCGCCGGCATGCGTGAGCGCCTGGCGGCGGTGCGCGGCCAGCTGGAACTGGCCCGCACCGCACAGGGTGGCATGCACCTGACTGCCTGGGTGCCGGCATGA
- a CDS encoding DUF2141 domain-containing protein, translating into MIRIALLSTALTALALAGSAHAADLAVTVHDVRVQTGTLRVALVNSTAAWDGKAAPVQAQQAKPSGDSAHFVFKGVPAGSYAVLLTHDENDNGKLDTNLVGMPVEGYGFSNNPQVMRKPTFDEARVDVPAAGAAIDITLR; encoded by the coding sequence ATGATCCGAATCGCCCTGCTCAGCACCGCCCTGACTGCCCTGGCCCTGGCCGGCAGTGCCCATGCCGCCGACCTGGCGGTGACCGTGCACGATGTCCGCGTGCAGACCGGCACCCTGCGGGTCGCTCTGGTCAACAGCACGGCCGCCTGGGACGGCAAGGCCGCACCGGTGCAGGCACAGCAGGCCAAGCCCAGCGGCGACAGCGCCCACTTCGTGTTCAAGGGCGTGCCCGCCGGCAGCTACGCGGTGCTGCTCACCCACGATGAGAACGACAACGGCAAGCTCGATACCAACCTGGTCGGCATGCCGGTGGAAGGCTACGGCTTCAGCAACAACCCGCAGGTGATGCGCAAGCCGACCTTCGACGAGGCGCGCGTCGACGTGCCGGCCGCCGGCGCTGCCATCGACATCACCCTGCGCTGA
- a CDS encoding carotenoid oxygenase family protein — MDRRRFLRTLLSSSACLALGATALRSAPAFAGDPARFAQGLQEHPWLLGWRSATSESLGPATVQLQGRLPAGLAGTLYRNGPAWTERDGFRYDHWFDGDGMVHGWRFNGDGSLTHHGRMVATPKFTREQKAGRFQYPAAGTSVPGALAVRNNDDANVANTSVTMINGRLFALCESGSAFEVDPDSLQTLGPVTWRPDLAALPFSAHPLPDRDGSVWNFGSISLMGGHGLLVWHIGGDGQLRSANVIETPEHGYLHAFAMTGQHLVFVLMPFDFTGTGGSFFERMQFAPQRPARIAVVAKDAPDKAQWFEAPFAAIYHFGDAFTRDGGIVLRAVRHDDINEARSPMKEAMAGDGAHAANSGASLVELHLDLRQRRARWETLGISAVEFPLFDPRSANTRGARLYAPTIDGPAHAPYFNAVAAFDIERGRRQLWHYGPDIMAEEHVFVPRPGSRNADDGWLVGTLLDPVNKRSGLAVLDACHVDDGPLAQAWLPYAVPLGFHGTFAARG; from the coding sequence ATGGACCGTCGCCGCTTCCTCCGTACCCTGCTCAGCAGCAGCGCCTGCCTGGCCCTGGGCGCCACCGCACTGCGCAGTGCGCCGGCCTTCGCCGGTGACCCGGCCCGTTTCGCGCAGGGCCTGCAGGAGCACCCGTGGCTGCTGGGCTGGCGCAGCGCCACCAGCGAGAGCCTCGGCCCGGCCACCGTGCAACTGCAGGGCCGGCTGCCGGCCGGCCTCGCCGGAACGCTGTACCGCAATGGCCCGGCCTGGACCGAGCGTGATGGCTTCCGCTACGACCACTGGTTCGACGGCGACGGCATGGTGCATGGCTGGCGCTTCAACGGCGATGGCAGCCTGACCCACCACGGGCGCATGGTCGCCACGCCGAAGTTCACCCGCGAACAGAAGGCCGGCCGTTTCCAGTACCCGGCCGCCGGCACCAGCGTTCCCGGCGCACTGGCCGTGCGCAACAACGATGACGCCAACGTGGCCAATACCTCGGTGACGATGATCAACGGCCGGCTGTTCGCGCTCTGCGAATCCGGCTCGGCGTTCGAAGTGGACCCCGATTCACTGCAGACGCTCGGCCCGGTCACCTGGCGCCCGGACCTGGCGGCGCTGCCGTTCTCCGCGCATCCGTTGCCCGATCGCGATGGCAGTGTGTGGAACTTCGGCTCGATCAGCCTGATGGGAGGCCATGGCCTGCTGGTCTGGCACATCGGCGGGGACGGCCAGCTGCGCAGCGCCAATGTGATCGAAACGCCGGAACACGGCTACCTGCATGCGTTCGCGATGACCGGGCAGCACCTGGTGTTCGTGCTGATGCCGTTCGACTTCACCGGCACCGGCGGCAGCTTCTTCGAGCGCATGCAGTTCGCGCCGCAGCGCCCCGCGCGCATCGCGGTGGTGGCCAAGGACGCGCCGGACAAGGCGCAATGGTTCGAGGCACCGTTCGCGGCGATCTACCACTTCGGCGATGCCTTCACCCGCGATGGCGGCATCGTGCTGCGTGCGGTGCGTCACGACGATATCAACGAGGCGCGCTCGCCGATGAAGGAGGCGATGGCCGGGGACGGCGCCCACGCCGCGAACAGTGGTGCCAGCCTGGTCGAGCTGCACCTGGACCTGCGCCAGCGCCGCGCGCGCTGGGAGACGCTGGGCATCAGCGCGGTGGAGTTCCCGCTGTTCGACCCGCGCTCCGCCAACACGCGTGGCGCGCGGCTGTACGCCCCCACCATCGACGGCCCGGCTCATGCACCGTACTTCAACGCGGTGGCCGCGTTCGATATCGAGCGCGGGCGTCGCCAGCTGTGGCACTACGGGCCGGACATCATGGCCGAGGAGCACGTCTTCGTACCGCGCCCGGGCAGCCGCAACGCCGATGACGGCTGGCTGGTCGGCACCCTGCTCGACCCGGTGAACAAGCGCAGCGGCCTGGCGGTGCTGGATGCGTGCCATGTGGATGACGGCCCGCTGGCACAGGCGTGGTTGCCGTATGCCGTGCCACTGGGCTTCCACGGCACCTTCGCCGCGCGCGGCTGA